The following are from one region of the Bradyrhizobium sediminis genome:
- a CDS encoding arsenate reductase (azurin) small subunit: protein MKRCNNLVDAGRRRFLSGAGLAAAGAAATTLLPTEANAAPTTARVNYPSNRLANVSQLKVNEPFDVTYPDKDAPGVLLKLGTRVPGGIGPDGDIVGFSTACPHKGFPLSYSKEDKTLSCPGHYGRYDCEKGGQQIWGHATQNLAQYELRVDGKGDVYAEGVDELLYGRLSNVL from the coding sequence ATGAAAAGGTGCAACAACCTTGTCGATGCCGGCCGCCGCCGGTTCCTCAGCGGAGCCGGGCTCGCCGCAGCCGGCGCTGCTGCAACCACCCTTCTTCCCACGGAAGCCAACGCAGCACCCACCACGGCGCGGGTGAATTATCCCTCGAACCGGCTGGCGAACGTATCGCAGCTCAAGGTCAATGAGCCGTTCGATGTGACCTATCCGGACAAGGACGCGCCGGGCGTCCTCCTCAAACTTGGGACGCGGGTCCCGGGCGGCATCGGCCCCGACGGCGACATCGTCGGTTTCTCGACTGCATGCCCCCACAAGGGATTCCCCCTGAGCTACTCGAAGGAGGACAAGACGCTGAGCTGCCCGGGACACTACGGTCGCTACGACTGCGAAAAGGGCGGTCAGCAGATTTGGGGCCACGCAACGCAGAACCTCGCGCAGTACGAACTTCGCGTGGACGGCAAAGGAGACGTCTACGCCGAAGGCGTCGATGAGCTTCTTTATGGCCGGCTATCCAACGTACTTTGA